From Curtobacterium sp. SGAir0471, the proteins below share one genomic window:
- the pyrE gene encoding orotate phosphoribosyltransferase codes for MTDTRDQLIQHISADAVFHGDFTLTSGKQASYYIDLRKVSLDHRVAPLIGQVMTDLLQQVPDVDAVGGLTMGADPIASAVLHQAAARGLAYDAFVVRKEPKDHGRGRQVEGPDVRGKRVVVLEDTSTTGGSPLKAAEALEREGAIIAAVAVVVDRDTGAKERIEAAGYPYFAAIGLADLGLSA; via the coding sequence GTGACCGACACGCGCGACCAGCTGATCCAGCACATCTCCGCAGACGCGGTGTTCCACGGCGACTTCACGCTCACCAGCGGCAAGCAGGCGTCGTACTACATCGACCTGCGCAAGGTGAGCCTCGACCACCGGGTCGCTCCGCTGATCGGGCAGGTCATGACGGACCTGCTGCAGCAGGTGCCCGACGTCGACGCTGTGGGAGGCCTCACGATGGGCGCCGACCCGATCGCCAGCGCCGTGCTGCACCAGGCCGCGGCGCGTGGGCTCGCCTACGACGCGTTCGTCGTGCGCAAGGAGCCCAAGGACCACGGCCGGGGCCGTCAGGTCGAGGGACCAGACGTCCGCGGCAAGCGCGTCGTCGTGCTCGAGGACACCTCCACCACGGGCGGTTCGCCGCTCAAGGCCGCCGAGGCGCTCGAGCGCGAGGGTGCGATCATCGCCGCCGTGGCCGTCGTCGTCGACCGTGACACCGGCGCGAAGGAGCGCATCGAGGCCGCCGGGTACCCCTACTTCGCGGCGATCGGGCTGGCCGACCTGGGGCTGAGCGCGTGA
- a CDS encoding M23 family metallopeptidase yields the protein MTRSTSHRVPRPALRLRIAATGLALAGLLATVLVDAPSASAAKYPSWDEVLAARGQESAKQEQITQIRGIIDGLSDQVAAAEAEAKRLGDEFFAAQGKAQDAAETEQKLRAEADEHAQIAEQSASQAGQFAAQMARHGGADVTASVLAEGEGARDLLYDLGALSKLSEQAERVEAAASADASVARSLTAQADRASKALEERAAEAERTMQAAQAAADKVQAAYDEQQENKARLDAQLATLTSGRVRTEAEFAEGEKVRKAEEEKARQEAEAARQRELQRQAAAAAAAGSGGGGGAPAPAAGGGGGGGVGSGSGTGWVRPGGGYVISPYGYRVHPITGRVTKHDGLDLTSGCSTAIVAASAGTVDYVGWYGGYGNYVRINHGGGVATAYGHIVNGGFRVTKGQRVSAGQLIALVGSTGNSTGCHLHYEVHINGATTDPAPFMAARGVRF from the coding sequence GTGACTCGCTCCACCAGCCACCGCGTCCCGCGTCCCGCCCTCCGACTCCGCATCGCCGCCACCGGGCTGGCCCTTGCCGGCCTGCTCGCGACGGTGCTCGTCGACGCGCCGAGCGCGAGCGCCGCGAAGTACCCGTCGTGGGACGAGGTGCTCGCGGCTCGGGGCCAGGAGTCCGCGAAGCAGGAGCAGATCACCCAGATCCGCGGCATCATCGACGGGCTCTCGGACCAGGTCGCGGCTGCCGAGGCCGAGGCGAAGCGCCTCGGTGACGAGTTCTTCGCGGCACAGGGCAAGGCGCAGGACGCGGCGGAGACCGAGCAGAAGCTCCGCGCCGAGGCCGACGAGCACGCGCAGATCGCCGAGCAGAGCGCGTCGCAGGCAGGGCAGTTCGCAGCGCAGATGGCGCGACACGGCGGTGCGGACGTCACGGCGTCGGTGCTGGCCGAGGGCGAGGGCGCGCGCGACCTGCTGTACGACCTCGGTGCGCTGAGCAAGCTGTCCGAACAGGCCGAACGGGTCGAGGCCGCGGCGAGCGCCGACGCCTCGGTCGCCCGGTCGCTCACCGCGCAGGCCGACCGCGCATCGAAGGCGCTCGAGGAGCGCGCTGCCGAGGCCGAGCGGACGATGCAGGCCGCACAGGCCGCTGCCGACAAGGTCCAGGCCGCGTACGACGAGCAGCAGGAGAACAAGGCGCGGCTCGACGCCCAGCTCGCGACGCTGACCTCGGGCCGCGTCCGCACCGAGGCCGAGTTCGCCGAGGGTGAGAAGGTCCGCAAGGCGGAGGAGGAGAAGGCCCGGCAGGAGGCCGAGGCGGCACGGCAGCGCGAGCTCCAGCGCCAGGCCGCGGCCGCCGCAGCTGCGGGCAGCGGTGGTGGTGGCGGTGCGCCTGCTCCGGCAGCGGGCGGCGGCGGTGGCGGCGGGGTCGGTTCCGGCTCCGGCACCGGCTGGGTGCGCCCCGGCGGCGGTTACGTCATCAGCCCGTACGGGTACCGCGTGCACCCGATCACCGGTCGGGTCACGAAGCACGACGGCCTCGACCTGACGAGCGGCTGCTCGACGGCGATCGTCGCGGCCTCGGCGGGGACCGTCGACTACGTCGGCTGGTACGGCGGGTACGGCAACTACGTCCGGATCAACCACGGCGGCGGTGTCGCGACGGCGTACGGGCACATCGTGAACGGCGGCTTCCGCGTCACCAAGGGCCAGCGGGTCTCGGCCGGGCAGCTCATCGCCCTGGTCGGCTCGACGGGCAACTCGACCGGCTGCCACCTGCACTACGAGGTCCACATCAACGGCGCGACGACCGACCCGGCGCCGTTCATGGCGGCACGGGGCGTCCGCTTCTAG
- a CDS encoding aldo/keto reductase, with protein sequence MPRIGTSDLHVFPLALGGNVFGWTADEQTSHRVLDAYTSAGGDFVDTADVYSAWAPGNEGGESERVIGSWLRASGKRDDVVIATKVSQHPQYKGLSASNVAAAARASLERLGTDRIDLYYAHFDDQDTPLDETVRAFDQLVQEGLVRYTAISNYSRSRAEEWIRIAKENGLALPVAIQPHYNLVTREPYESEIAPLAASEGLGVVPYFALAAGFLTGKYRTKDDFAGKDREGQVSGYFSDEGLAVVDALDTIAQAHETEIASVALAWLQAQPDVVAPIASARNTEQLPALLASADLELSAEELRSLDDASAKVPAAS encoded by the coding sequence ATGCCCCGCATCGGAACCAGTGACCTGCACGTGTTCCCCCTCGCCCTCGGCGGCAACGTCTTCGGCTGGACCGCCGACGAGCAGACCTCGCACCGGGTGCTCGACGCGTACACCTCGGCCGGCGGCGACTTCGTCGACACGGCGGACGTCTACTCGGCATGGGCTCCGGGCAACGAGGGCGGCGAGTCCGAGCGGGTCATCGGCTCGTGGCTCCGCGCGTCCGGGAAGCGCGACGACGTCGTGATCGCGACGAAGGTCTCGCAGCACCCGCAGTACAAGGGGCTGTCGGCATCGAACGTCGCTGCGGCCGCGCGTGCGAGCCTCGAGCGCCTCGGGACCGACCGGATCGACCTGTACTACGCGCACTTCGACGACCAGGACACCCCGCTCGATGAGACCGTGCGCGCGTTCGACCAGCTCGTGCAGGAGGGCCTCGTCCGGTACACCGCGATCTCGAACTACTCCCGGTCGCGTGCCGAGGAGTGGATCCGCATCGCGAAGGAGAACGGGCTGGCGCTGCCGGTCGCGATCCAGCCGCACTACAACCTGGTCACCCGTGAGCCCTACGAGTCGGAGATCGCCCCGCTCGCGGCGTCCGAGGGGCTGGGGGTCGTCCCCTACTTCGCGCTGGCCGCCGGGTTCCTGACCGGCAAGTACCGGACGAAGGACGACTTCGCCGGCAAGGACCGTGAGGGGCAGGTGTCTGGCTACTTCTCCGACGAGGGCCTGGCGGTCGTCGACGCCCTCGACACGATCGCGCAGGCGCACGAAACGGAGATCGCCTCGGTCGCGCTGGCGTGGCTGCAGGCCCAGCCGGACGTCGTCGCGCCGATCGCGAGCGCGCGGAACACCGAGCAGCTGCCGGCGCTGCTGGCGTCCGCGGACCTGGAGCTCAGCGCCGAGGAGCTCCGCTCCCTGGACGACGCGTCCGCGAAGGTCCCCGCCGCGTCCTGA
- a CDS encoding AEC family transporter has protein sequence MGGVLTGFAIIGAIIAAGYVVGRVRLLGPHAQFVMSRLAFFVLMPCLLFHTIATAHIETLLSPMLWVSLISAVTVALVAVVLFRLVLRRSVATTTVGALASGYVNANNIGLPVAVYVLGQATAVVPVILLQLVVLAPLALTVLDAATAGGGGWRSRVAGPFRNPIIIASLAGLVCSALRLEIPAPVLEPFSLVGAAAVPVVLLSFGMSLHGATPLRDRATRPDVLVASALKLLVMPAVAFVVARFVFGLDDQDVFVLTTLGALPAAQNVFNYAQRYQAAVPVARDVVLVSTIGAVPVLVVIAALLHP, from the coding sequence ATGGGTGGCGTGTTGACCGGGTTCGCGATCATCGGCGCGATCATCGCCGCCGGGTACGTGGTCGGTCGCGTGCGCCTGCTCGGCCCGCACGCGCAGTTCGTGATGAGCCGGCTCGCGTTCTTCGTGCTCATGCCGTGCCTGCTCTTCCACACCATCGCCACGGCGCACATCGAGACGCTGCTGTCCCCGATGCTCTGGGTGTCGCTCATCAGCGCCGTCACGGTCGCACTCGTCGCCGTCGTGCTGTTCCGCCTGGTGCTCCGACGGTCGGTCGCGACGACCACGGTCGGCGCGCTGGCGTCCGGGTACGTCAACGCGAACAACATCGGCCTGCCGGTCGCGGTCTACGTCCTCGGCCAGGCCACCGCGGTCGTGCCGGTCATCCTGCTGCAGCTCGTGGTCCTCGCCCCGCTCGCGCTGACGGTGCTCGACGCGGCGACGGCCGGGGGTGGTGGATGGCGGTCCCGCGTCGCCGGGCCCTTCCGGAACCCGATCATCATCGCCTCGCTCGCGGGGCTCGTGTGCTCCGCGCTGCGGCTCGAGATCCCGGCGCCCGTGCTCGAACCGTTCTCGCTCGTCGGTGCCGCGGCGGTGCCGGTCGTGCTGCTGTCATTCGGCATGAGCCTGCACGGGGCGACACCACTGCGCGACCGGGCCACGCGGCCGGACGTGCTCGTCGCGTCGGCACTGAAGCTGCTCGTGATGCCGGCCGTGGCGTTCGTCGTCGCGCGCTTCGTCTTCGGCCTCGACGACCAGGACGTCTTCGTCCTCACCACCCTCGGGGCGCTGCCGGCGGCGCAGAACGTGTTCAACTACGCGCAGCGCTACCAGGCGGCCGTCCCGGTCGCGCGCGACGTCGTGCTCGTCTCGACGATCGGCGCCGTGCCGGTCCTGGTCGTCATCGCCGCACTCCTGCACCCGTAG
- a CDS encoding exodeoxyribonuclease III, translated as MRVATWNVNSVRTRVGRIVDWLVREDVDVLGMQEIKCKPEQFPVEAFEAAGYQVEAHGLNQWNGVAFASRLPMEDVTRDFPGQPGFLKGHEGPDLPVEARAMGVTVDGVRLWSLYVPNGRELGDPHYTYKLDWLAQLADRTTEWLDAEPDTPLALMGDWNVAPLDQDVWDVRVFEGATHVSEPERAAFREFEARGLQDVVRPLVPEGYTYWDYKSLRFPRNEGMRIDFVLGSQAFADVTVGATIHRDERKGDAPSDHVPVSVDLDLETSLDDDRPMIF; from the coding sequence ATGCGCGTGGCGACCTGGAACGTGAACTCCGTCCGCACCCGAGTGGGCCGGATCGTGGACTGGCTGGTGCGCGAGGACGTCGACGTCCTCGGCATGCAGGAGATCAAGTGCAAGCCCGAGCAGTTCCCGGTCGAGGCGTTCGAGGCGGCCGGCTACCAGGTCGAGGCGCACGGACTGAACCAGTGGAACGGCGTCGCCTTCGCCAGTCGCCTGCCGATGGAGGACGTCACCCGCGACTTCCCCGGCCAGCCCGGGTTCCTCAAGGGGCACGAGGGTCCGGACCTGCCGGTCGAGGCGCGCGCGATGGGCGTCACGGTCGACGGTGTCCGGCTCTGGAGCCTCTACGTCCCGAACGGCCGCGAGCTCGGCGATCCGCACTACACGTACAAGCTCGACTGGCTCGCGCAGCTGGCCGACCGCACGACCGAGTGGCTCGACGCCGAGCCGGACACCCCGCTCGCGCTGATGGGTGACTGGAACGTCGCACCGCTCGACCAGGACGTGTGGGACGTCCGGGTGTTCGAGGGGGCCACGCACGTCAGCGAGCCGGAGCGCGCGGCGTTCCGGGAGTTCGAGGCACGCGGACTGCAGGACGTCGTCCGCCCGCTGGTGCCCGAGGGCTACACGTACTGGGACTACAAGTCGCTCCGCTTCCCCCGCAACGAGGGCATGCGCATCGACTTCGTCCTCGGCTCGCAGGCGTTCGCGGACGTCACCGTCGGCGCGACGATCCACCGCGATGAGCGGAAGGGCGATGCCCCGAGCGACCACGTCCCCGTGTCGGTCGACCTCGACCTGGAGACCTCGCTCGACGACGACCGCCCGATGATCTTCTGA